A genomic segment from bacterium encodes:
- a CDS encoding ATP-dependent DNA helicase yields MTGVPDRVTPGPTTARFAELRLRPEEWDGPVKATEGPQLVVAGPGAGKTEFLVRRIAHLLDDRGVPGSAILAVTFSRRAASDFGNRLHRAVAGPAGGIGASTFHSLAYRLLERHAHDVLGWDALPSILTGPEQVDLVSELLAGDPPGNWPVPLRRLLDSRTLAHEVTDFILRAREQLLDYPDLARIARDRDDWRALPDFIARYDAELDRRGRIDYGTLMARAVQVLADRSREEAGVRPYRYVLVDEYQDTTRAQAVLLRRLVGPDRNLTVAADPYQSIYGFRGADLGNVQRFADDFPLADGRPVRRWVLATSFRTPVEILRAAERLTVGVDLPGAAGPVEAAAGPGRVEVRVFDQESAEAEWIATQAGRLRVEQEIPFRRMAVLVRTKRRLLRELSRALEQRSIPHERPDKRLADHPATRVILDLARAARGSDSGPSGSGPIRRVLLGPLFNLGVGRLRAVERDRRLFGLEWSEAIRAHVEGGEELAGLLSDPSWIDRAAIEGFWHAWTRLPQLEPFVNDPERGDFRAAWASLAQALARVADRDPSITLIDYIRLVESDDFEASPLLSHRDPAEDRMVLTTIHQAKGLEFDVVFIADAVEGVLPDLSRHRSLLQVEQLDLLRSPIAATPSETAPDRSTTRRLQEETRLLYTGMTRACRRVVLTATTAGPGEAHHRPSRFLEMIEGPGVDVVSSDSAPARPVTPREAETWLRRVLVDPAEHDHRRLAAATVLATASRPGIRTPQSYAATRREGADHGLIRGRRRLSPSDALGYDRCPRQFALGRLLGVGADGSPHLTFGALIHTVLEHAERQAAGEDRPSTVDEALSVLDSQIGRHDFGTDSLRSAWQRRAQELLEKLYAGWPQPAGGPVLLEHPVRIELGGTTWRGRIDRIERNPDGTLLVVDYKTGKSPPTNEEARNSLQLGFYYLASKADPAIAELGPVTGAEFWFPHAPAKKVTVRRFGPDREAETRRRLEEIARLIDREDWEPRPGRACDRCDVRPACPAWAEGQEAYRR; encoded by the coding sequence TTGACGGGCGTTCCGGACCGGGTGACTCCGGGCCCGACCACAGCCCGGTTCGCCGAGCTACGGCTCCGTCCCGAGGAATGGGACGGGCCGGTGAAGGCGACCGAAGGCCCACAGCTGGTGGTGGCAGGCCCGGGCGCCGGCAAGACGGAGTTCCTCGTGCGCCGGATCGCCCATCTGCTCGACGACCGCGGCGTACCGGGCTCGGCCATCCTCGCGGTCACGTTCTCCCGCCGCGCCGCGTCCGACTTCGGGAACCGGCTCCACCGCGCCGTGGCAGGTCCGGCCGGAGGCATCGGTGCGTCCACCTTCCACTCCCTCGCCTACCGCCTGCTGGAGCGGCACGCCCATGACGTGCTCGGATGGGACGCCCTTCCGTCCATCCTGACCGGCCCCGAGCAGGTGGACCTGGTCTCGGAACTGCTGGCCGGCGACCCGCCGGGCAACTGGCCGGTTCCCCTCCGGCGGCTCCTCGACAGCAGAACCCTCGCCCACGAGGTGACCGACTTCATCCTGCGAGCCCGGGAACAGCTCCTCGACTACCCCGACCTGGCCCGGATCGCCCGGGATCGTGATGACTGGCGGGCCCTGCCCGACTTCATCGCCCGCTACGACGCCGAGCTGGACCGCCGGGGCCGGATCGACTACGGGACCCTCATGGCCAGGGCCGTCCAGGTGCTGGCCGACCGGTCGCGGGAGGAGGCGGGCGTCCGGCCCTACCGGTACGTGCTGGTGGACGAGTACCAGGACACCACCAGGGCCCAGGCCGTGCTGCTCAGGCGGCTGGTCGGCCCGGACCGCAACCTCACCGTGGCGGCCGACCCCTACCAGTCCATATACGGGTTCCGCGGGGCCGACCTGGGCAACGTCCAACGCTTCGCCGATGACTTCCCCCTCGCGGACGGACGTCCGGTGCGGCGCTGGGTGCTGGCAACCTCCTTCCGCACCCCGGTCGAGATCCTCCGGGCCGCCGAGCGGCTCACGGTCGGGGTGGACCTTCCCGGAGCGGCGGGTCCGGTGGAAGCCGCCGCCGGACCCGGTCGGGTCGAGGTCCGGGTGTTCGACCAGGAGTCGGCCGAAGCGGAGTGGATAGCCACCCAAGCCGGCCGGCTCCGGGTCGAGCAGGAAATCCCCTTCCGCCGCATGGCGGTGCTGGTCCGGACCAAGCGGCGCCTCCTCCGGGAGCTGTCGCGAGCCCTGGAGCAGAGGTCGATCCCCCACGAACGCCCCGACAAGCGCCTCGCCGACCACCCGGCCACCCGGGTCATCCTCGATCTGGCCCGAGCCGCTCGCGGCTCCGACTCCGGCCCGTCCGGGAGCGGACCGATCAGAAGGGTGCTGCTGGGTCCCCTGTTCAACCTGGGGGTGGGCCGCCTGCGGGCTGTCGAGCGGGACCGGAGGCTGTTCGGCCTGGAATGGTCGGAGGCCATCCGGGCCCATGTCGAAGGAGGGGAGGAACTCGCCGGCTTGCTCAGCGATCCGTCCTGGATCGACCGGGCCGCCATCGAGGGGTTCTGGCACGCGTGGACCCGACTCCCGCAGCTCGAGCCTTTCGTCAACGACCCGGAGCGTGGCGATTTCCGGGCGGCCTGGGCAAGCCTCGCCCAGGCCCTGGCCAGGGTGGCCGACCGCGATCCGAGCATCACCCTGATCGATTACATCCGTCTGGTCGAGTCCGATGACTTCGAAGCCAGCCCGCTGCTCAGCCATCGCGATCCCGCCGAGGACCGGATGGTCCTGACCACCATCCACCAGGCGAAGGGCCTCGAGTTCGATGTGGTGTTCATCGCCGACGCGGTCGAGGGAGTACTGCCCGACCTGAGCCGCCACCGGTCCCTGCTCCAGGTCGAGCAGCTCGATCTCCTCCGCTCCCCCATCGCCGCCACCCCGTCCGAGACGGCGCCCGACCGGTCAACCACAAGACGCCTGCAGGAGGAGACCCGTCTTCTCTACACGGGTATGACCCGGGCGTGCCGGCGTGTCGTGCTGACCGCGACCACCGCCGGCCCCGGCGAGGCTCACCACCGCCCCAGCCGGTTCCTGGAGATGATCGAGGGCCCTGGAGTGGACGTCGTTAGCAGCGACTCCGCTCCGGCCAGGCCCGTCACGCCTCGGGAGGCGGAGACCTGGTTGAGGCGGGTCCTGGTCGATCCCGCCGAGCACGATCATCGACGCCTCGCCGCCGCCACGGTGCTGGCCACCGCCTCGCGCCCCGGCATCCGCACCCCGCAGAGCTATGCAGCCACGCGCCGCGAGGGCGCCGACCACGGCCTCATCCGGGGCCGGCGGCGTCTGTCTCCCAGCGATGCCCTGGGCTACGACAGATGCCCTCGCCAGTTCGCACTCGGACGCCTGCTGGGGGTGGGCGCCGACGGCAGCCCTCACCTGACTTTCGGCGCCCTCATCCACACGGTGCTCGAGCACGCCGAGCGGCAGGCAGCCGGAGAGGACCGCCCGTCCACGGTGGATGAGGCCCTGTCCGTGCTGGACTCGCAGATCGGACGGCACGACTTCGGAACCGACTCCCTGCGATCCGCGTGGCAGCGCCGGGCTCAGGAGTTGCTGGAGAAGCTCTACGCCGGCTGGCCGCAGCCCGCCGGCGGCCCCGTGTTGCTGGAGCACCCGGTGAGGATCGAGTTGGGAGGGACGACCTGGCGGGGGCGGATAGATCGGATCGAGCGGAATCCCGACGGCACGCTGCTGGTGGTCGACTACAAGACCGGGAAGTCGCCACCCACCAACGAGGAGGCCCGCAACTCCCTCCAGCTCGGCTTCTACTACCTGGCCTCCAAAGCCGATCCGGCCATCGCCGAGCTTGGGCCGGTGACCGGCGCGGAGTTCTGGTTTCCGCACGCACCTGCCAAGAAGGTCACCGTGCGCAGGTTCGGCCCGGACCGGGAGGCCGAGACCAGGCGCCGCCTCGAGGAGATCGCCCGCCTGATCGACCGGGAGGACTGGGAGCCCCGGCCCGGCCGGGCCTGCGACCGCTGCGACGTCAGGCCGGCCTGTCCGGCGTGGGCCGAGGGCCAGGAGGCCTACCGCCGATGA
- a CDS encoding DUF1015 family protein, which produces MVSVIPVEALIARADRVADVVAPQADSVPGGDSYRYAVDHPDSFMNVTLAVGEFPGPTPSREAVVKRASGHFRGMLERGLFEPLPSAAFFLYELDTGSHRQVGIVGGVSVAAVEEGRILGHEDTLEGPVEDLAHFYRGARLSSSPVALGFDADEHHHALMRELSSGTPLRDFTSPDGVRQRLWAVMDPSGLAAVRAAASRVGTMYITDGHHRVAAARQRRAGPGWFLAIMFPNDHLRALAYNRVIVPDFLPSPEEVRRSLGAGWDMDKVGPAGSVESQPRGTGEIAMVLDGSSYRLVFRGRRPDHPVERLDVSLLHDSILEPVFGISSSDDPRLWYEVGENSTILFEGRVSAYPGAVGFAMHPAQIGEMTAVADARSLMPPKSTWFTPKPRSGLLVVRWDEQAAGSDPAAPGSAPGGGRRR; this is translated from the coding sequence GTGGTCTCCGTCATACCTGTTGAAGCCCTCATAGCCCGCGCCGACCGGGTTGCCGACGTCGTCGCCCCCCAGGCCGACTCGGTCCCCGGCGGGGACAGCTATCGCTATGCGGTTGATCATCCCGACTCGTTCATGAACGTCACCCTTGCGGTGGGCGAGTTCCCCGGGCCGACGCCATCCCGGGAGGCGGTGGTCAAGCGGGCTTCCGGTCACTTCCGCGGGATGCTGGAGCGAGGGCTGTTCGAGCCCCTCCCTTCGGCGGCCTTCTTCCTTTACGAGCTGGATACGGGTAGCCATCGCCAGGTGGGAATCGTGGGTGGGGTCTCGGTGGCGGCGGTCGAGGAGGGGCGGATACTCGGTCACGAGGACACCCTCGAAGGCCCGGTGGAGGATCTGGCCCACTTCTACCGCGGGGCACGGCTCTCGTCCAGCCCGGTGGCGCTCGGGTTCGATGCGGATGAGCATCACCACGCTCTGATGAGGGAGCTCTCCTCGGGCACGCCGCTCCGGGACTTCACGAGCCCGGACGGTGTCCGGCAGCGCCTCTGGGCGGTCATGGACCCGTCCGGACTTGCCGCCGTGCGGGCGGCCGCATCCCGGGTCGGGACTATGTACATCACCGACGGCCACCATCGCGTGGCGGCGGCCCGGCAGCGGAGAGCCGGCCCCGGCTGGTTCCTGGCCATCATGTTTCCCAACGACCACCTCCGGGCACTGGCCTACAACCGCGTGATCGTGCCCGACTTCCTCCCGTCTCCCGAGGAGGTCCGCCGGTCGCTGGGTGCCGGGTGGGACATGGACAAAGTGGGGCCGGCCGGTTCGGTGGAGTCCCAACCGCGGGGCACGGGCGAGATCGCCATGGTGCTGGACGGCTCGTCGTACCGGCTGGTGTTCCGCGGGCGGCGTCCGGACCATCCGGTCGAACGCCTCGATGTGAGCCTGCTCCACGACAGCATCCTGGAGCCGGTGTTCGGCATATCTTCCAGCGATGATCCGCGCCTCTGGTACGAGGTGGGGGAGAACTCGACCATACTGTTCGAGGGCCGGGTCTCGGCCTATCCCGGCGCCGTGGGGTTTGCGATGCACCCGGCTCAGATCGGCGAGATGACCGCAGTAGCCGATGCGAGGAGCCTGATGCCCCCCAAGTCGACCTGGTTCACTCCCAAGCCCCGCTCCGGGCTGCTGGTGGTTCGCTGGGATGAGCAGGCGGCCGGGAGTGATCCGGCGGCACCGGGCAGCGCCCCGGGGGGAGGCAGGAGACGGTGA